In Flavobacterium gelatinilyticum, a genomic segment contains:
- a CDS encoding sugar MFS transporter: MNTKNTTSQAVPNYTVPLITITILFFMWGFITCMNDILIPYLKKLFALTFVESMLVQFCFFGAYFLGSLTYFVFSYYKGDPINKVGYKKGILSGILLSAIGCVLFYPAATFSVYGLFLGALFVLGLGFTILQITANAYVSLLGTEESASGRLNMTQAFNAFGTTIAPILGGYLVFGPGGDHNITAEATRIPYLVFAGILVLVAVLIYNVKLPSFQTEETEQGGLGALKFLQLRLGILGIFCYVGGEVAVGSFIISFLELDSVGGLTEAVSKNYLAMYWGGAMIGRFLGAISLSQGISASKKALYMILTAAAVFLLIYSIVNLTFSQMSFFLVFLVLNFFAFMIGKSAPARTLAIFASINIVLLLVCILSTGKMAMYSILGIGIFNSIMFSNIYTLSIAGLGKYTSQGSSLLVMAILGGALVPIIQGVLADSDFGVQKSFIVPVFCYAYILCFGLYCTKKLKNVEHVKNVSGH, encoded by the coding sequence ATGAATACCAAAAACACCACCAGTCAAGCGGTTCCAAACTACACCGTTCCGCTGATTACCATTACGATATTATTTTTTATGTGGGGATTTATTACCTGTATGAACGATATTTTGATTCCCTATTTAAAGAAATTATTTGCCCTTACTTTTGTTGAATCGATGCTGGTTCAGTTCTGTTTTTTTGGAGCTTATTTTCTGGGGTCGCTTACTTATTTTGTATTTTCATATTACAAAGGAGATCCAATCAATAAAGTGGGTTACAAAAAAGGAATACTTTCCGGAATTCTTCTTTCGGCAATAGGCTGTGTTTTATTTTATCCTGCAGCAACTTTTTCAGTATATGGTTTATTCCTTGGCGCTTTGTTCGTTCTCGGACTTGGATTTACCATTTTGCAGATTACGGCAAACGCCTATGTCTCTCTTTTAGGAACAGAAGAAAGTGCTTCGGGCCGATTGAATATGACTCAGGCATTTAACGCTTTCGGGACTACAATTGCACCAATACTGGGCGGTTATTTAGTATTTGGTCCGGGAGGCGATCATAATATTACAGCCGAAGCAACCCGTATTCCGTATCTTGTATTTGCGGGAATTTTAGTTTTAGTTGCCGTTTTGATTTACAATGTAAAACTGCCTTCTTTTCAGACAGAAGAAACAGAACAGGGAGGTCTTGGAGCTTTAAAATTCCTTCAATTGCGTTTGGGGATTTTAGGAATCTTCTGTTATGTTGGAGGAGAAGTAGCGGTAGGAAGTTTTATTATCAGTTTTCTGGAACTGGACAGCGTTGGCGGTTTAACCGAAGCAGTTAGTAAAAACTACCTTGCCATGTATTGGGGAGGCGCTATGATCGGACGTTTTCTTGGAGCCATTTCGCTGAGTCAGGGTATCAGTGCTTCAAAAAAAGCATTGTATATGATTCTGACTGCAGCAGCTGTCTTTTTATTGATTTATTCTATTGTAAACCTGACCTTTAGTCAAATGAGTTTTTTCCTTGTATTCTTAGTTCTGAATTTCTTTGCTTTTATGATTGGAAAATCGGCACCGGCAAGAACACTGGCAATATTTGCGTCTATTAATATTGTATTACTGCTGGTATGTATTTTAAGCACAGGAAAAATGGCTATGTACAGCATATTAGGAATTGGGATTTTTAACTCAATTATGTTTTCTAACATTTATACTTTAAGTATTGCCGGATTGGGTAAATATACCAGTCAGGGTTCATCTCTTTTGGTAATGGCAATTTTGGGAGGAGCTTTGGTTCCGATAATTCAGGGTGTCCTTGCTGATTCTGATTTTGGCGTACAAAAATCATTTATCGTTCCCGTATTCTGCTACGCTTATATTCTTTGTTTTGGTTTGTACTGCACTAAGAAACTGAAGAATGTAGAGCATGTTAAGAATGTTTCGGGGCATTAA
- a CDS encoding TonB-dependent receptor domain-containing protein: MQINPRSLCLFFLAFNLYAYSQHKPSDSIKTNVLNEVIISNNSKSELSNSRKISRKELLKNQSATLGETLSHVPGIQNSYFGPNSGAVVIRSLSGNRVKVLSNGMAMNDLSGISPNLNLITDTDNLLGIDVHINDGNVLFGGRAIGGAVNLKDNTIPKEKAPKFLSGFVRAEGNTNLGYKQSFDFNGNIGKKWVWHAGGMNRWNGDIKIPGNTKAPIAYDPKIDDLTASMAQVHVEKQTTRNLTLYPYISQFVLDKMNDPKWALTDADLYTFEEKSFIDGAYVSNPKNNLYIAGQPAGTPFSTTVVKGITDYAPVKKGTMPNSHANSYALNFGTGYVGEKFNIGAGFRRTYGYYGIPGFALRKLPGHTHTHDDGYTHEIEGESIYLPINTRSESNSLMMESEYRPQSAGIAAVRLNYMLQYSQDSELIDDYLANKFSASRHIVRLEVDQQRLKFLKGLSGADVSVVNIDGSGEQRYLPDNKSREYGIFTLQQFAIKFLKLNAGYRHDLVQRRAMLTEGYKPSRGLGGGKLSDRDFHLSQFTSGLQIDVTKYAYLRGSYSHSERAPDVNELYAGNNHFAIILEENGDDRLNKETAKTTEFGAGFNYAGLKLSVTRYKTLLDNYLYLAHTGISRSGGFLVKEWRQSNTELNGWEVEMAYNKKITENFNIQLGSYFDLVKNVNTAEDRMRDWAEGDYMPNMPTSRFGFSGGIGFRKFEFSAAFDRYLEQRYLGKNINPEPPMPAYSLLSARLSYNMIFKDYKIEYFAAGTNLLNVEARPQNSFLKYLAPLPGINISLGLMVSI, from the coding sequence ATGCAAATTAATCCCCGATCCTTATGTCTATTTTTCCTTGCCTTTAATCTATATGCATATTCGCAGCATAAACCTTCCGATAGTATTAAAACCAATGTTCTGAATGAAGTTATAATCAGCAACAACAGTAAATCAGAATTATCGAATTCAAGAAAAATTTCACGAAAAGAACTTTTAAAAAATCAGTCGGCAACGCTGGGAGAAACGCTCAGTCATGTTCCCGGAATTCAGAATTCGTATTTCGGACCAAATTCGGGAGCTGTGGTAATCAGAAGCCTCAGCGGTAACCGCGTAAAAGTTTTAAGTAACGGAATGGCAATGAATGACCTTTCCGGAATCAGTCCAAACCTTAACCTGATTACCGATACAGATAATCTTTTAGGCATTGATGTTCATATAAACGACGGAAATGTTCTTTTTGGCGGAAGAGCTATTGGCGGTGCAGTTAACCTGAAAGACAACACGATCCCGAAAGAAAAAGCGCCCAAATTCCTTTCCGGTTTTGTACGGGCAGAAGGAAATACGAATCTCGGATATAAACAATCTTTTGACTTTAACGGAAATATAGGAAAAAAATGGGTCTGGCATGCGGGAGGTATGAACAGATGGAATGGAGACATTAAAATACCCGGAAACACAAAAGCTCCCATTGCTTACGATCCAAAAATTGATGATCTGACCGCCTCGATGGCGCAGGTTCATGTCGAAAAACAGACCACAAGAAACTTGACTTTGTATCCCTACATAAGCCAGTTTGTTTTGGATAAAATGAATGATCCGAAATGGGCGCTTACAGATGCTGATTTATACACTTTTGAAGAAAAATCATTTATTGACGGCGCTTATGTGTCAAATCCCAAAAATAACTTGTACATAGCGGGACAGCCTGCCGGAACGCCATTTTCGACAACCGTAGTAAAAGGTATTACTGATTATGCTCCTGTAAAAAAAGGAACAATGCCTAACAGTCATGCCAACAGTTATGCCCTAAATTTTGGAACGGGTTATGTGGGCGAAAAATTCAATATTGGAGCCGGATTTCGAAGAACGTACGGATATTATGGAATTCCCGGTTTTGCACTGCGCAAACTGCCGGGGCATACGCACACACACGACGATGGGTATACACATGAAATAGAAGGAGAAAGTATTTACCTGCCTATAAACACACGATCTGAAAGCAATAGTTTGATGATGGAATCGGAGTACAGACCCCAAAGTGCAGGAATTGCTGCTGTAAGATTAAATTATATGCTGCAGTATTCTCAAGACAGCGAACTTATTGACGATTACCTTGCCAATAAATTTTCGGCATCGCGCCACATTGTTAGGCTAGAGGTGGATCAGCAGCGTCTTAAGTTTTTAAAAGGACTCTCCGGTGCAGATGTTTCTGTTGTTAATATAGACGGAAGCGGTGAGCAGCGCTATCTTCCCGATAATAAAAGCCGTGAATACGGAATATTTACATTGCAGCAATTTGCAATTAAGTTTTTAAAACTAAATGCCGGGTATCGTCACGATCTTGTTCAAAGACGCGCCATGCTCACAGAAGGCTACAAACCAAGCAGGGGACTTGGCGGCGGGAAACTCTCAGATCGTGATTTTCATCTCAGCCAGTTTACTTCCGGCTTACAAATAGATGTAACAAAATATGCCTATTTACGAGGTTCGTATTCGCATTCAGAACGTGCTCCTGATGTTAACGAATTGTATGCGGGTAATAATCACTTTGCTATTATTTTAGAAGAAAATGGAGATGACAGGTTAAACAAAGAGACGGCAAAGACAACAGAGTTTGGAGCAGGATTTAATTACGCTGGATTAAAACTTTCTGTTACGCGATACAAAACCTTGTTAGATAATTATTTATATCTGGCTCATACAGGAATTTCGCGTTCAGGCGGTTTTTTGGTGAAAGAATGGCGGCAATCAAATACTGAATTGAACGGATGGGAAGTTGAAATGGCATACAATAAAAAAATTACCGAAAATTTTAATATCCAGCTGGGATCTTATTTTGACTTGGTTAAAAATGTAAATACTGCCGAAGATCGTATGAGAGACTGGGCAGAAGGTGATTATATGCCCAATATGCCTACCAGCCGATTTGGGTTTTCAGGAGGAATCGGCTTTAGGAAATTTGAATTCAGCGCAGCATTCGACCGTTACCTGGAACAGCGTTACCTTGGAAAGAACATTAATCCCGAACCGCCAATGCCGGCCTATTCACTGCTTTCTGCACGACTGAGCTATAACATGATTTTTAAAGACTACAAAATAGAATATTTTGCTGCAGGTACTAATCTGCTTAATGTTGAAGCCAGACCGCAGAATTCTTTTCTAAAGTATTTAGCACCGCTGCCGGGGATTAATATTTCTTTAGGGTTGATGGTTAGTATTTAA